The Mumia flava sequence CGGGCGGCGGCGCGCGATCGACGCCTTCCGCAGGCGTGCCGGGCGCGACGAGCGGTATGCGGCGCTCGCCCGCGAGCTGGACGAGAGCGAGCCCGGCGTGGACGTGCTGTTCGACCCGGACGCCATCGACGACGACGTGCTCGCGCTGATCTTCACCGCGTGCCACCCCGTCCTCTCCAAGGAGGCGCGGATCGCCCTCACCCTGCGGGTGGTCGGCGGCCTGACAAGCGACGAGATCGCCAAGGCCTTCCTCGTCGGCACCCCGACCGTCCAGGCCAGGATCACGCGCGCGAAGAAGACGCTGGCCGCGGCGGGAGTGCGGTTCGCGGTCCCGCCGCCCGAGGAGCGCCGCGAACGGATCGGCTCGGTCCTCGGCGTCCTGTACCTCGTCTTCACCGAAGGGTCGTCGGCGTCGGGCAGCGAGACGTGGATCCGCAACGACCTCGCCGGGGAGGCGCTGCGCCTGGCTCGGATCCTGGCCCGGCTCGCACCGGACAACGAGACGTACGGGCTGCTCGCGCTGATGGAGCTGACCGCCGCCCGGTTCCCCGCACGGCTCGACCGCGACGGTCGCCCGGTGCTGCTGGAGGACCAGGACCGTCGCCGCTGGGACACCGGTGCGATCAGGCGCGGACAGGCTGCGCTCGCGCGGGCGATCGACGTCGGTCGCGGCCTGGGCCCGTACGGGCTGCAGGCGTCGATCGCGCAGTGCCACGCCGTCGCGCGCACCGTGGACGAGACGGACTGGGACCGGATCGTGAGTCTGTACGAGGCGCTCGGCCAGGTCGCGCCGTCACCGGTGGTCGACCTCAACCGGGCGGTCGCGGTGGCGATGGCGTCGGGGCCGACCCTGGGTCTGCAGGCGGTGGACGAGATCGTCGAGCGAGGCGATCTGACCTCCTCGCACCTGCTGCCGGCGGTCCGCGCGGAGATGCTGGCGCGCGCCGGCCGAGCGGCCGAGGCGCGCCGCGAGTACGAGCGCGCGGCCGAGATGTGTGCGAGCCCCGCCGAGCGGGCCGTCCTGGAGGACAAGCTCGCCGCGTTGGGGCGACCTCCCTCTGCGCCCTCCCGGCCACGCCGCCTTGAAAGTTAATGTCATTAGCCGTATGGTGATGGACATGAGCCAGAACGAGTCCACCACACTGCGGCGGCTCGCCCTGCCCGGGGGCGAGATCGCCTACACCGACACCGGGACGGGCCCGCTCGTCGTCGCCGTGCCCGGCATGGGCGACACCCGGGCGACGTACGAGCGGCTCGGGCCGCGGCTGGTCGAGGTCGGATACCGGGTCGTGGTCACCGACCTGCGCGGCCACGGCGACTCCGACACGACCTTCACGTCCTTCGGCGACGCTGTCACGGCGAGCGACCTCGTCGCGCTGCTCGAGCGCCTCGACGCCGGTCCGGCCGTGCTCATCGGCAGCTCGATGGGCGGATCCGCCGCCCTGATCGCTGCGGCCGACCGACCCGACCTGGTCCGCGGCGTCGTCCTGCTCGCCGGGTTCCTCCGCGAGTCGACGTCGCCGGCCACGGGCGCGCTCCTCCGGCTCGCCTACCGCATCCTCTTCGCACGGCCCTGGGGCGGCGCCTTCTGGGCGTGGTACGTCCGCAGCGCGCTGTCCAACGGGCGACCGACCCCGGGCCTCGACGAGCGGGTCGCCGGCCTGCGCGCCGCGTACCGCGATCCCGCACGCCTGCGCAGCCTGCGGCGGTTGGCGGTCTCGCTCGACCATCGCGAGGTCGAGCGGCGCCTCACCGACGTACGCGTGCCGGTGCTGGCGATCTACGGCAGCACCGACCCGGACTTCTCCGACGCCGACGCCGAGCTCGAGTACGCCCGGGAGACTCTCGGCGCCGACGGCCTGGTGCTGGACGGCGTCGGCCACTACCCGCAGCTGCAGGCCGTCGACGAGGTCGCGAGCGCCGTGCTCCCGTTCCTCGCACGCTCGACCGACCATCCGGACAACGATGCCTAGGGTCGGCCTCAACCGCCCTCGCGTCGTCGCGGTCGCGCTCGACGTCGTCGACGCCGGCGGGCCGCGCGGGTTCGACGACCTGACGCTGGCGTCCGTCGCGTCCGCAGCCGGCGTCAGCACTCCGAGCCTCTACAAGCACGTGGCCTCGCTGGCGGACCTGCGGCGCGACCTCGCCACCCACGCCGTCGCCGAGCTCACCCGGCTCACGAGCCGGGCGACCGTGGGACGCAGCGGTCCGGAGGCGATCCGGGCGCTCGCCGCGGCCATGCGCGACTACGGCCGCAGCCACCCCGGCCGGTACGCCGCGCTCCAGGTCGCAGCCGACCCCGACGATCCCGACGACGCGGCGCTCGGCGACGCCGGTCGCGACGCCGTGGCCGTGATCGCGGCGGTGCTGCGCGGTGCGGGCGTCTGCGAGGACCGGCTGATCGACGCGGTGCGGATCCTGCGGGCGGCCGTGCACGGATTCGTCCTGCTGGAGATCGGCGGCGGGTTCCGCCTGCCCGAGGACCTGGACGTCACGTTCGACGCGATGCTCGACGTGGTCGTCGCCGGTCTGGCGGTGCTCGACGCGGCGGAGTGACAGCAGTGCGGTGGATCCAGGGCAGCATGGGCCCCGGATCCACCGCACTGATGCGTGGCGTCTCCGGCCGCTACTTCCGCAGCACCAGCAGCTTCGTCGTCGTCGAGGACGGCGCGCTGGTCGGCGACCCGGCGTACGTCACCGTCAGCTCGTGGCGTCCACGCGACAGCGTGCTCGCATCGATCCTCACGGCCGCACGGCCCTTGAAGAGCGTGCCGTCGCCGATCTCCCGGCCGTCGACCTCGACGACGATCTCGCCGTCGGGCTTGGGCTTGCCCTGCACGTGCGCCAGCACGACCGTGTCGAGCCCGAAGACCGCGGGCAGTGCGGTCGCCTTCACCGTCGTGGGCTCACGGCAGGCGTCGAGCGCCGCCTCGACGGACTCCCCGACGTCGACGTTGACCGTCGTGCTGGCGGTGCGCCCGGTCGGCGACTCGCAGGTCAGCGTGTACGGCTCGGTCAGGTACTCCGTCTGCGGACCCTCCACACCGTTCTCGGTGTAGGCAGGCACCGGCCGGTACGAGGAGTTCACACCCCACGAGAACGTGCCGTCGTCCGCGGTGACCGTCATCGACGACTCGAGGTGCTCCTCGAACGACGTCGGCGCGACCGTCCCGTCGGCCTGCTCGTACGGGGACGTCCACATCGTGAAGTCCTTCGTCAGGGTCAGCTTCGACCCCTTCGGAGCCACACCCGTGATCGTCGCGTGCTCGGCCGGGTCCGCGGCGGTCGTGAACGCCTTCGTCATCGCCTCGGCGTGGTTGTCGTAGACGTCCAGCACCTCGGGACCGAACTCGTGACCCCGCGGACGCACGTCCGGGCAGGTCTCGGTGGTGATCGAGAGCCCGCGCGTCGCGTAGTACGCGTAGTCGATCGCCTCGCCGTTCGTCTCGTAGTCGTCAGCGGACGCGAGCGCGGAGTAGTCCGGTCCGTACGACGCGGCGACGTCGGCGGCGAGCGCGTGCAGTCGCGGGGTGTCCTGCGCGGGGCCGGCCGCCTTGAGCAGCGGCGGGTAGAGCACGACCTTGATGCAGGTGTGCTGGGTGTTGAACACCGTGCCCTGCGACGTCGAGAGGAGCCAGCGCATGTTCCGCGTCTCCGGCTCCGACCACGGCCCGGTGCCCGGACGCGACCGGTTCGCCCAGCCGAACCCGTAGTTGCGGTTCATGTCCACACCGGTGGCGACCTGGCGGGTGTCGGCGATCAGCCCGTCGACGTTGACCACCGGGACGACGACGAGGCGGGCGTCGTCGAGCAGCGACGCGTACGTCGGGCTGTCGGCGTTCTCGACGACCTCGATCGCGTACTCCATCGTGAGCTCGGCGCTCGCCCACTCGTTGCCGTGGTGGAGCCCGACGTCCACGAAGGCAGGCTTGTCGTCCGCGGTCGCGACGTCGGAGCTGATCACGAGCCCGTAGACCTCGCGACCCTGGGTCGTCTTCTCGGGCATCACGAACTTCTCGACCAGGTCGGGGTGCTCGGCGGCCAGCCGATCCATCTCGGCGACGTAGTCGTCCCAGGTGCGGAAGTCGGTGTTGCCGCTGGGCAGCGACGCTTCCTCCGCGGTCGCGACACTCGTCCCCGCGACCAGGCCCGGCGCCGTCAGCGCGACGACTCCGACGAGGGCGGCGAGCCAGCGGGCGGTGCCACGTTTCGTCGTTCTCATGATGTCTCCTCTCGATGAAACGTGGCAACAACCTAGAGGCCGTTGGTGTTGGCAACCAGTCGTCGACACGCAGGAGCGGTCTCGTATGCGAGACCCGAAACGGTGTCGTAATCGCGCGTAACCGGGGGTCCCACGATGCGAGACCGGCGCGTCCTCGGACCGGCGGCGCCCACAGACAGCCGGGCGTCAGCCCGGCGCGTACGCAGGGCGCTGCCGCCCGAGCGGACCCGCGAGCCCGAGCACCGTGGTCGACGCGGCGATGCTCTGCGCCGCCAGCAGCCCGACGAGCACGAGGGTCTGGACGAGCGCGGCCTCGTACGGCGACGCACCGCCGAGCAGCAGCCCGACGTACGCACCGGGAAGCGTCACGACGCCGGCCGCGCGCGTCTGGTCCAGACCCGGCGTCAGCGCCCGCGCCACCGCACGTGGGCCGAACTCGGCGACCGCCTGCCGCGGCATCAGCCCCAACGACACCCCGGCCTCGATCTCGCCCCACCGATCGGCCACGTCGTCGCGCAGCCGCTGCCCGGCCAGGGACGAGGCGACCATGGCGCCACCGATCACCTGTGCGGCGTACGGCACCACCAGCTCGGGCCCGCCGGGCAGGACGTCGAACGCGACGACGAGCGCGACGGTGACCGCCGAGCCGGCCGCGATCGCGCCGAGGACCACCGGATAGACCGCCGACCCGAGGGCGATGCGCCGCGTCGACGTCCACGCGGCAGCAGCCAGCATCACCACCAGCAGAGCGCCTGCGGCCGCCGGGTGCCGGAAGGCCCACGCGATGACCAACGAGATCAGGCTGAGCTGCGCGATCGCACGCAGCGTCGCGACGACGGCGTCCGCGCGCAGCCTCACGCCGGCCCGGGTCATCACCACGACCGTGACCGCCGTCAGCACGGCGAGCACGATCGCGAACCGCAGGAGATCCACGTCCACACGGTAGAGAACGACTGCGCGCGAGTACCGTACGCGCGCCGTCCGCGCGCAGTAGGGTTCCGACATGTCGACCGAACCGCCCCGGCCGAGACCGCGACGGCGACGCTTCGCACCGACGTGGGGCGACCTCGGACGCGCCGCCCTGGCTCTGCTCGGGGCGGCCGCCGGCCTCGAGATCGCCACCTGGATCGTCCCGGACTTCACCCTGCCGGACAACGTGTTCCTGGTCGCCGTGCTCGTGTTCGTCTGGGGCGTCGTCCTCCGGCCGGTCCTCGTCTGGCTCGCGGTGCTGATGGGCTGGTTCGGTGCCGCCCTGGTCGGGCTGTTCGGGCAGGCGATCATCATCATGGCCGCCACCTACGACCCGACCGACGGCGACTCGGTCAGCCTGCTCGGTGCGCTGCTCGCCTCGTGGATCGTCGCGGCCGTCTCCACGCTGCTGGTCTACCTGGCCACCGCGGGCACCTCCGACGCCGTGACCGCGTCGGTCCTGCGGCGAGCACGGCGACGCCCGGTGACCGTCGACGACCCCGAGGTCGCCGGCATCGTCTTCGTCCAGATCGACGGCTTTCCCTACCCGGTGCTCGAGTCGGCCGTGCGCGGCGGCACCCTCCCGACGCTGTCGCGCTGGATCCGCAGCGGCGAGTACGTGATGGCGGAGTGGCGCCCGAAGCTCCCGGCGACGACGCCTGCCAGCCAGATGGGCATCCTGCACGGCACGATCGACGGCATCCCGGCCTTCCGGTGGATCGAGCGGGCCGAGGGACGGACGTACGTCGCGAACAAGCCGGCCGACGCGGCCGTGATCGAGGCCCGGCACAGCAACGGCCGCGGGCTGCTCGCCGACGACGGGGTGTCGGTCAGCAACCTGTTCACCGGCGACGCCCCGACGGCGTACGCGACGATGAGCGCGATCGAGCGGACCCAGGAGACCCGGGAGACCCGGCTCGCCCTGTCGCGCTACCTCGCCAGCCCGGCCGGCATGGCCCGCGGCATCCCGCGTGTCCTCACCGAGGTGGTGCGGGAGTGGTTCCAGGCGTCGCAGGCGGTTCGCCGCGACATCCGACCGCGGGTGCACCGCGGGTGGAGCTTCACCGTCGAACGGGCCGGGCTCACCGGTGTGATGCGTGACCTGAACACCGCCCTCGTCGCCGACTCGATGCTGAAGGGCCGGCGCGCGATCTACGTGGACTACGTGGACTACGACGCGATCGCGCACCACGCCGGGATCCTCCGTCCGGAGTCGCTGGCGGCCCTGGTCGACATCGACGCGGTGCTCGCGCAGCTCGAGCAGATCTGCGAGGTGACGCCGCGCCCGTACCACCTCGTCGTGCTGTCCGACCACGGCCAGTCGCAGGGCGAGGTGTTCGCCGACCGCTACGGCGAGGACCTGGCGGCGCTGGTCGCACGCCTCGCCGGGACGGAGACGTCGGGGACGGCGGAGAGCCACGAGGGCGTCAGCTCGCTGAACTCCGTGGTCGCCGGATCGAGCAGCGACGACAGCGTGCTCGGTCGCGCGCTGCAGCGGACCTCCGACCGGATCGCCGCCAGCGTCGAGGAGGAGCCCGAGGCCGCAGCGGACTCCCCGACGGACCACGACCCCGGCACCCACGACGGGTTCGTGGTGTTCGGCTCCGGCAACCTCGGTCTCGTCTACGTCGCGGACCAGCCGCGACGGATCGTGCGGGAGGAGCTCGACCAGTGGTTCCCGGACCTGGTGCCCGGGCTCGCCGCCCACCCCGGGGTCGCGTTCGTGGTCGTCGACTCGCGTGAGGACGGGCCGGTGGTGATCGGGGCCGACGGGGAGCACCACCTCGTGTCGGGGACCGTCCACGGAACGGATCCGCTGGCTCCCTTCGGTCCGCACGCTCCCGGGTTCGTGCTGCGAGCGGCACGGATGCCGCAGGCCCCCGACCTGTACGTCAACAGCCTGCTGGACGACCTCGGCGAGGTCGCCGCGTTCGAAGGGCTGGTCGGCTGCCACGGCGGGCTCGGCGGATGGCAGGACCGAGCGGTCCTGGTGCACCCCGCCGGGTTCGAGGCGCCGGAGGAGATGGTCGTCGGGGCCGACGCGATGCACCGGGTCCTGGTCGAGTGGCTCGAACGGCTCGGCCACCGGCGCGACCTGCGCGAGGGGCCGCCCGCCGATCAGGACCGCGCCGCGGAACCGACCTGACGCGCTCCGCGCTCCCCGACAGGTCCGCGGCCCACGCGCCGACCTGACCTCGCGGTCTCGTACGGTGGGGCGCGGCTCCGTGCACTCGGGCCGGCGGCCGGCAGGCCCCGCGGAGCAGAAGGAGTCGCCGTCGTGTCGCCCCTCCCCCGGTTCGTGCGCACCGCCCTGTCCCTGACCGCCAGCTCCACCGTCCTCGTCGCCGGTCCGGCCTGGGTCGTCGCACCCGCCGCCGCGGACGAGACTCCCGGAGCGACCGACGGCGCCGCCGACCAGCGGATGCAGCTCGTGCTGGACTCGTCGGGCTCGATGGCCGAGCCGGCGCGCGGCGGCGGGACGAAGATCGACGCGGCCCGCACGGCGCTCGACCACGTGGTGGACACGCTGCCCGCGGACGCGACGGTCGGCATGCGGGTCTACGGCGCGACCGTCGACTCCGGCAGGGGCGCGTGCACCGACTCCCAGGAGGTGGTGGCGCCCGGGACCGACAACCGCGACCAGCTGCGGGCGGCCGTCGACGCGTACGAGCCGCTGGGCGAGACCCCGATCGGGTACGCGCTCGAACAGGCGGCCGTCGACCTCGGGTCCGAGGGGAAGCGCACGATCGTCCTGGTCTCCGACGGCGAGTCCACCTGCGCACCCGACCCGTGCAAGATCGCCCGTGGTCTGGCGAAGGACGGCATCGACATGCGCGTCGACGTGGTCGGGCTGTCGGTCGACAGGCGGACCCGCAAGCAGCTGCGCTGCATCGCCGACGCCGGCAACGGGTCGTACTACGACGCCGACGGCGCCGCGGACCTGACGAAGCGGCTCGAGGTGACCTCGACGCGCGCGTTCCGTCCGTTCCGGTTCACCGGCACCCCGGTCGACGGGGCGACCGAGGCGATCGACGCGCCCACCGTGACCGGCGGGCGGTACGTCGACACCTTCGACCCCGCCGGCGAGATGCTCCACTACCGGATCGAGCGCACGCAGCCGGGCACCACCGTGTACGTGTCCGCGACCACCCGCTCACCCGACGGAGCTCTGGTCGCGAGCCTCGGGCTCGACCTGTCCGACGAGGAGGGCAACCGGTGCGGGTCCTCCTCTCGCAGCATCAAGACGAACCTCTTCGGGGCACGTCCGCTCGTGTCGGTGTCGACGAGCTCCTGGGAGGAGGCGCGCGAGCAGACCCCGAGCACCCAGGAGACGCCGTCCGACCCGACCGCGACCCCCAGCGCGACCCCCAGCGCGGACCCGTGCGCCGACGGGTCCGTCCTGTACGCGTCGCTCAAGCGCCTGGTCGCGAGCGACGATCTCGATGGCGAGCCGTTCGAGCTGCTCGTCTCGGAGGAGCCGCCGTTGGTCGAGGGCGCGTACGACGACCTCCCGCCCGCGACCGAGTCGGTGCGCTGGACGGCGATCGAGCCCGAGGAAGCCCCGTCCAGCGTGGTCCCGGGAGACTCGCTCTCGAACGCCCCCGTGGTCGAGCCCGGGTCGTACGCGGGCGAGGTGCTCGGCGGCGAGACGCAGGTGTTCGCGATCCCCGTGGACTGGGGGCAGCAGCTCCAGGCGCAGCTCGACCTCGGCCCGCTGACCGAGCGGCAGTGGGACGCGACCGGCATCGCCTCCGGGATCAGCGTCGACGTCTTCGACCCCGATCGCACGCCGACGATCTCGACGCTGCGGATCGAGAACGAGCCGGAGTGGTGGCGCGACGGGTTCACCCAGCTGTTCGGCGAGGAGGTGAAGACCTACCGCACGGGTGCGACGACACCCGTGGTCCGCTACCGCAACCGCGCGGAGTTCTCGGCGCGCGACGGCGCTCGGGCCGGCGTCCGCTACGTCGAGGTCAACATGTCCACGAACGTCGACGACGGCGTCACCATCCCGTACACCCTGACGCTGCAGACCTACGGCACCGCCGGTGACGGCGCTCCGGAGTACGCCGAGGTGGACGGGCTGGACACCTCGACCGGCGTCGGCGCTCCCCCGACGACCGGCGCGGGCGGCACGTCGGACGACGGCGCCGACAGCGGGTCGGACGGCGACGCGGCCGCGGCGTCGGACGGTTCGACCGTGCCGTCCTGGCTGGTCGTCGCGCTCGGCGTGGTCGTGGCTCTGCTGCTCGCCGCGGTCGTCGCCGTGGTCGTGCTGGCGCGGCGCGCATCACGCAGCTGAGCTCGGCGCGTACGGGTGGGGCCGGCCGCCTCAGGAACCGCCGTCGGCCGCCCAGCGCTCGACGAACGCGCAGAACCGTGCCGCCGCCGGCGCGAGCGCGACGTCGGTCCGCCAGGTCAGCCCGATCGAGCGGCGGGCCCCGCGCGCCGCGAGCGTGATCCCGGCCGTGCCGGAGACGCCGGCCAGCGTCTCCGGCAGCAGCGCGACGCCGAGCCCGGCCGCGACCAGGCCCTCGATCGTCGCCAGGTCGGCGCTCTCGAAGGCGACCTGCGGCACGACCCCGGCAGCGCCGAACAACGAGTCGACCAACCGGCGGTAGCCGAACCCGACCGGGGTCGTCACGAGGTCCTCGCCGGCGAGGTCGACGAGCGAGACGCGGCGGCGGCCGGCGAGACGGTGCGACGGCGCCACCACCAGGACCAGGCGCTCCTCCTGGAGACCGATCCAGCCGAACGCCCCGGCCGGGCGCAGCGAGGTGACCGCGAGCTCGGCGGCACCGGATCCGAGGTCGCGGACGATCTCGTGACCCGGCTCCTGACGCAGCTCGATCCGGGCGCGCGGCGCGGCCTGGTGGAAGTCGCGGAGCAGGCGCGGGACGAGCGAGGTCGCCATCGAGTCGAGGAACGCGAGGCGCACCACGCCGCTGTCGGGGTCGAGGCGTTCGGCGAGGTCGGCGCGGAGCCGCTCGTACCGCTCGACGAGCTCGCGGGCCGCGGCGAGGGCGAGCTCGCCGTCCGGGTTCAGGACGACACCGCTCGGCACGCGCTCGAACAGCCGGACGCCGAGCTCCGTCTCCACCCGGCCGAGCGATCGCGACATCGTCGGCTGCGTGATGCCCAGAGCGGCCGCCGCATCGGTCACACCGCCGTGCTCGGCCACGGCGATCACGCCGGCCAGGTCGCGGATCTGCATGGGAGTGATCATACGGATATCGCATGGATAGGGCACTCTTGCGACATTTGCCGTATCGACAGGCGCGGCGCAGAGTGGACCGGGTGAGCAGCGACGCGATCACCGGGGGCGAGTGCGGACCCGACGGCGAGCGGGGCCACCGGCCCGGCAGCCGTGCGTACCGCCGGGTCTCGGTGTCGTTGTTCGCCGCTGGGCTGGCGACGTTCGCGCTGATCTACAGCACGCAGGCGCTGCTTCCCGAGCTCGCCGCCGACTTCGGAGTCTCCTCCGCCCAGAGCACGCTCTCGCTGTCGCTGACCACCCTCGGGCTCGCGGCGGCCCTGCTCGTCGCCGGGCCGCTGTCGGACCGCGTCGGCCGGACCCGCCTGATCCACCTGTCGCTGACCGCCTCCGCGATCATCGCCGCCGCCTGCGCGCTCGCACCGACCTGGCACGCGCTGCTCCTGCTGCGGCTCGCCGAAGGAGTCGCACTGGCCGGCCTTCCCGCGGTCGCCACCGCGTACCTCCGTGAAGAGCTCCATCCCGGCAGCCACGCCCGCGCGGCCGGCCTGTACGTCGGCGGGACCGCGATCGGCGGGATGGCCGGGCGGCTGGTCACCGGATCGGTCGCGGAGGCGTTCGGCTGGCGGTGGGGGCTCGCCACGATCGCGCTGGTGGCGCTCGCCTGCGCGGCGACCGTCGCCGCCCTCCTGCCCGCCTCGCGCGGCTTCGAACCCTCGCCGGCCGGGTGGCGGCACCTCGCGACGACGACGCGCCGCGCGGTGACCGATCCCGCGCTGCTCGCGCTGTACGGCGTGGGCGCGTGCTCGGTCGGCGCGCTGGTCGCCGTGTTCAACACACTCGGGTTCCGGCTCACGGAAGCGCCGTTCGGTCTCGGGCTCGCCGCCGCCAGCCTCGTCTTCCTCGTCTACCCGCTGGGCACGATCAGCTCGACCACGTTCGGCCGGCTCGCCGACCGCCTCGGGCGGCGCACGGTGCTCCCGCTCGGTTGCGCGATCGCGATCGGCGGCGTGCTGCTGACCGAGATCCCGACACTGCCCGGCGTGATCGTCGGCGTCGCGCTGCTGACCGCAGGGTTCTTCGCGGTCCACGGGGTGGCCAGCGGATGGGTCCCGGCCCGGGCGCACGCGGGCGGTGTGTCGGCCGGGCAGGCCGCGTCGCTGTACCTGTTCGCCTACTACGTCGGCTCGTCGGTCTTCGGCAGCGCTGCCGGCCGGTCGTGGTCGGGCGCAGGGTGGCCGGGCGTCGAGCTGCTCGCCGTCGGGCTCCTGCTGACGACGGCGGCCCTCGCCTGGCTGCTGCGCCGGACGCCGTCCCTGCTGCCCGCATCCGCCTGACGCCTGCGGTCCGCCCGCGCGGCTCAGGTCCGCCCGGCGCCGTTCGGCCCGGTCGACCACGCCGCGAGCGCACGAGACACGGCTGCCTCGACCGCGGCCGGCGACTCGCCCTCGCGTACGACGACCAGCGCGGCGGACGCGCTCGTACCGTCACCGGGCGGCTCGAAGATCCGGTTCACCTCGGCCAGCGCGCTGTCGATCGCGACCTGCGGATCGGTGGTCTCGCGCCGCAGCCAGCGCCGCAGCGCACGGTTGTGGGCAGCGACCACCGCAGCCGCCATCAGCTCCGCACGCAGCTCCGAGGTCTCCGAGCCGTCGCTCCACCGACTGATGTAGCGGCGGAACAGCTGTTGGTAGCGGGCGGTGCTGACCAGCTCGCGCTCGCGCAGCGCCGGGACGGTCGTGGTCAACCGGTAGCGCTCACGGGCCCGCTCCCCCTCCGCGACGTAGTGGAACAGCACGATCCGGACGGCGTCGGAGACTGCCGCGATCGCCGAGGCCTCGCTGGACGCCTCCAGACGGTGCTCGACGCGGGACAGCAGCGTCTCGTGGTCGGGGAAGATCACCGCCTCCTTCGACCCGTACGAGCGGAAGAAGGTGCTGCGGCTGACTCCCGCGGCCGCCGCGATGTCGTCCACACTGGTGGAGTCGTAGCCCTGGCTGCCGAACAGCCGGAACGCCGCGTCGGCGATCGCCTGTCGAGTGCTCACGGGTCTCCTCGGGCCGGCATGGACAAGCACGTGCGTGAGTCTTAGTATCATCAACTGCAACTGAGTTTCAATCGATGAGCGGACGGATTCCTTGAGCGCAGAAGCGGCACCCGAACCGGAGCAGATCGACACGCACACCACGGCGGGCAAGCTCGCCGACCTCGACCGCCGCCTCGACCAGGCCGTGCACGCGGGCTCGGCCCGTGCGGTCGAGAAGCAGCACGCACGCGGCAAGAAGACCGCGCGCGAGCGGATCGAGCTGCTCTTCGACGAGGGCTCGTTCGTCGAGGTCGACGAGCTCGCCCGGCACCGCAGCACGGCCTTCGGCCTGGAGAAGAACCGCCCGTACGGCGACGGCGTCGTGACCGGCTACGGCACGGTCGACGGCCGCCAGGTGTGCGTGTTCTCCCAGGACTTCACGGTCTTCGGCGGCAGCCTCGGCGAGGTCTACGGCGAGAAGATCACGAAGATCATGGACCTCGCGATCAAGACCGGCTCGCCGATCATCGGCATCAACGAGGGCGCCGGCGCGCGGATCCAGGAGGGTGTGGTCTCGCTCGGCCTCTACGGCGAGATCTTCAAGCGCAACGTGCACGCGTCCGGCGTGATCCCGCAGATCAGCATGATCATGGGCTCCTGCGCCGGCGGCCACGTCTACTCCCCCGCCGTCACCGACTTCACGATCATGGTCGACGGCACCTCCAACATGTTCATCACCGGCCCCGACGTCATCAAGACCGTCACCGGCGAGGACGTCTCGATGGAGGAGCTCGGCGGCGCCCGCGCCCACAACACGAAGTCGGGCAACGCGCACTACATGGCCTCCGACGAGGACGACGCGATCGAGTACGTCAAGGCGCTGCTGTCGTTCCTCCCGCAGAACAACATGGAGGATGCGCCGTCCTTCGAGGACCCGGCGGACCTCGAGCTCAGCGACGTCGACCTCGCGCTGGACACGCTGATCCCGGACTCCCCGAACCAGCCGTACGACATGCACACCGTGATCGAGTCGGTGCTGGACGACGAAGACTTCCTCGAGGTCCAGCCGCTGTTCGCCCCGAACATCCTGATCGGGTACGGCCGCGTCGAGGGCCGCAGCGTCGGCGTGGTCGCGAACCAGCCGATGCAGTTCGCGGGCACGCTCGACATCGACGCCTCGGAGAAGGCAGCGCGGTTCGTCCGGACCTGCGACGCCTTCAACATCCCGGTGCTCACGTTCGTCGACGTCCCGGGCTTCCTGCCGGGCACCGACCAGGAGTGGAACGGCATCATCCGCCGCGGCGCGAAGCTGATCTACGCCTACGCCGAGGCCACCGTCCCGCTGCTCACGGTGATCACGCGCAAGGCGTACGGCGGAGCGTACGACGTGATGGGGTCCAAGCACCTCGGCGCCGACCTCAACATTGCGTGGCCGACCGCGCAGATCGCGGTGATGGGAGCGCAGGGCGCGGTCAAC is a genomic window containing:
- a CDS encoding vWA domain-containing protein; protein product: MSPLPRFVRTALSLTASSTVLVAGPAWVVAPAAADETPGATDGAADQRMQLVLDSSGSMAEPARGGGTKIDAARTALDHVVDTLPADATVGMRVYGATVDSGRGACTDSQEVVAPGTDNRDQLRAAVDAYEPLGETPIGYALEQAAVDLGSEGKRTIVLVSDGESTCAPDPCKIARGLAKDGIDMRVDVVGLSVDRRTRKQLRCIADAGNGSYYDADGAADLTKRLEVTSTRAFRPFRFTGTPVDGATEAIDAPTVTGGRYVDTFDPAGEMLHYRIERTQPGTTVYVSATTRSPDGALVASLGLDLSDEEGNRCGSSSRSIKTNLFGARPLVSVSTSSWEEAREQTPSTQETPSDPTATPSATPSADPCADGSVLYASLKRLVASDDLDGEPFELLVSEEPPLVEGAYDDLPPATESVRWTAIEPEEAPSSVVPGDSLSNAPVVEPGSYAGEVLGGETQVFAIPVDWGQQLQAQLDLGPLTERQWDATGIASGISVDVFDPDRTPTISTLRIENEPEWWRDGFTQLFGEEVKTYRTGATTPVVRYRNRAEFSARDGARAGVRYVEVNMSTNVDDGVTIPYTLTLQTYGTAGDGAPEYAEVDGLDTSTGVGAPPTTGAGGTSDDGADSGSDGDAAAASDGSTVPSWLVVALGVVVALLLAAVVAVVVLARRASRS
- a CDS encoding MFS transporter; this encodes MSSDAITGGECGPDGERGHRPGSRAYRRVSVSLFAAGLATFALIYSTQALLPELAADFGVSSAQSTLSLSLTTLGLAAALLVAGPLSDRVGRTRLIHLSLTASAIIAAACALAPTWHALLLLRLAEGVALAGLPAVATAYLREELHPGSHARAAGLYVGGTAIGGMAGRLVTGSVAEAFGWRWGLATIALVALACAATVAALLPASRGFEPSPAGWRHLATTTRRAVTDPALLALYGVGACSVGALVAVFNTLGFRLTEAPFGLGLAAASLVFLVYPLGTISSTTFGRLADRLGRRTVLPLGCAIAIGGVLLTEIPTLPGVIVGVALLTAGFFAVHGVASGWVPARAHAGGVSAGQAASLYLFAYYVGSSVFGSAAGRSWSGAGWPGVELLAVGLLLTTAALAWLLRRTPSLLPASA
- a CDS encoding LysR family transcriptional regulator, giving the protein MQIRDLAGVIAVAEHGGVTDAAAALGITQPTMSRSLGRVETELGVRLFERVPSGVVLNPDGELALAAARELVERYERLRADLAERLDPDSGVVRLAFLDSMATSLVPRLLRDFHQAAPRARIELRQEPGHEIVRDLGSGAAELAVTSLRPAGAFGWIGLQEERLVLVVAPSHRLAGRRRVSLVDLAGEDLVTTPVGFGYRRLVDSLFGAAGVVPQVAFESADLATIEGLVAAGLGVALLPETLAGVSGTAGITLAARGARRSIGLTWRTDVALAPAAARFCAFVERWAADGGS
- a CDS encoding alkaline phosphatase family protein, whose translation is MSTEPPRPRPRRRRFAPTWGDLGRAALALLGAAAGLEIATWIVPDFTLPDNVFLVAVLVFVWGVVLRPVLVWLAVLMGWFGAALVGLFGQAIIIMAATYDPTDGDSVSLLGALLASWIVAAVSTLLVYLATAGTSDAVTASVLRRARRRPVTVDDPEVAGIVFVQIDGFPYPVLESAVRGGTLPTLSRWIRSGEYVMAEWRPKLPATTPASQMGILHGTIDGIPAFRWIERAEGRTYVANKPADAAVIEARHSNGRGLLADDGVSVSNLFTGDAPTAYATMSAIERTQETRETRLALSRYLASPAGMARGIPRVLTEVVREWFQASQAVRRDIRPRVHRGWSFTVERAGLTGVMRDLNTALVADSMLKGRRAIYVDYVDYDAIAHHAGILRPESLAALVDIDAVLAQLEQICEVTPRPYHLVVLSDHGQSQGEVFADRYGEDLAALVARLAGTETSGTAESHEGVSSLNSVVAGSSSDDSVLGRALQRTSDRIAASVEEEPEAAADSPTDHDPGTHDGFVVFGSGNLGLVYVADQPRRIVREELDQWFPDLVPGLAAHPGVAFVVVDSREDGPVVIGADGEHHLVSGTVHGTDPLAPFGPHAPGFVLRAARMPQAPDLYVNSLLDDLGEVAAFEGLVGCHGGLGGWQDRAVLVHPAGFEAPEEMVVGADAMHRVLVEWLERLGHRRDLREGPPADQDRAAEPT